A window of Chitinophagales bacterium contains these coding sequences:
- the folP gene encoding dihydropteroate synthase: MFTWNCKGRLVEWEGPLVMGILNVTPDSFYSGSRKNEEKEWIDTADRFRKQGAFIVDIGGQSTRPGADKLGVQEELKRVIPAIQAVHEAFPELLISIDTFYGEVARQAVNAGASIVNDVSAGAIDPDMIPAVASLKVPYVLMHMPGTPQDMQSKTTYTQIDLDLLDFFTQKIKVLKEQGIHDIILDPGFGFGKTPEQNFSLIRYLPVFHSLGYPLLLGVSRKSTIYRTLGITAEEALNGTTVLHTAGLLNGADILRVHDVREAVEAITLVSHLKEKPAGMAGRF, from the coding sequence ATGTTCACATGGAATTGCAAAGGCAGACTGGTGGAATGGGAAGGCCCGTTGGTGATGGGGATATTGAATGTGACCCCTGATTCCTTTTACTCCGGAAGCCGGAAAAACGAGGAAAAAGAATGGATTGATACGGCAGACCGGTTCCGAAAACAGGGTGCTTTTATCGTAGATATTGGGGGGCAAAGTACCCGTCCGGGTGCGGATAAACTTGGTGTGCAGGAAGAGTTGAAGCGTGTGATCCCTGCCATTCAGGCGGTTCACGAGGCCTTTCCCGAACTCCTGATATCAATTGATACATTTTATGGCGAAGTGGCAAGGCAGGCGGTAAATGCCGGCGCCTCTATTGTCAACGATGTCAGTGCCGGCGCCATTGATCCGGATATGATTCCGGCGGTTGCCTCCCTGAAAGTGCCGTATGTATTGATGCATATGCCCGGAACGCCCCAGGATATGCAATCAAAAACAACGTATACCCAGATTGACCTTGACCTGCTTGATTTTTTTACCCAAAAGATAAAAGTCTTAAAGGAACAGGGTATTCATGATATTATACTTGATCCCGGATTTGGTTTTGGGAAAACGCCCGAGCAGAATTTTTCCCTTATCCGGTATTTGCCCGTTTTCCACTCTCTGGGGTATCCCCTTCTATTGGGGGTATCACGCAAATCCACGATATACCGAACGCTGGGCATTACAGCCGAGGAAGCGCTGAATGGCACCACCGTGCTACATACTGCCGGATTACTAAACGGAGCAGATATACTCCGTGTGCATGATGTACGGGAAGCGGTTGAAGCGATCACGCTGGTCAGTCATTTAAAAGAAAAACCTGCCGGTATGGCCGGCAGGTTTTAA
- a CDS encoding DHH family phosphoesterase encodes MKPLADLFPELHIPRKVGITMHQKPDADAMGSAMALSAFLQLLGHQVKVISPTNWAGWLNWMPGCKEVIDFDRHRAAAEEALKGIDWLFCLDFNHLDRTKNLAPVLAALDCTKILIDHHREPDEATFQYGISDTSKSSTCEMIYDLIISSGNADKINSSIADCIYAGVIADTGSFRFSSTHAGVHRLVADLKERGLEHMHVHDQLFDNYLENRLRFIGHVLLHRMEVMYEYNTVLLTVPKSDLLRFHIKTGDTEGLVNFPQTIQGIKMVAIVIDRDEERKWSFRSKGEFDCNTFARKYFEGGGHYNASGGRSSKSIEQTVADFKQALKENKHLLE; translated from the coding sequence ATGAAACCCCTTGCTGATCTATTTCCGGAATTACACATCCCCCGAAAGGTGGGTATCACCATGCATCAAAAACCTGATGCGGATGCGATGGGTTCCGCTATGGCCCTTTCTGCCTTTCTCCAGCTACTGGGGCACCAGGTAAAGGTCATTTCCCCAACCAATTGGGCAGGCTGGCTGAACTGGATGCCAGGTTGTAAAGAAGTGATAGATTTTGACCGGCACCGCGCCGCAGCCGAAGAAGCCCTGAAAGGGATCGACTGGCTGTTTTGCCTCGATTTTAACCATCTCGACCGGACCAAAAATCTTGCGCCGGTATTAGCAGCCCTGGATTGTACCAAGATCCTGATCGATCACCACCGCGAACCCGATGAGGCCACATTCCAGTACGGCATCAGTGATACCTCTAAATCCTCCACCTGTGAGATGATCTATGACCTGATCATCTCCTCCGGGAATGCGGATAAAATCAATAGCTCCATTGCCGATTGTATTTACGCGGGTGTCATTGCTGATACCGGATCGTTCCGGTTTTCCTCTACCCATGCCGGGGTGCATCGCCTGGTGGCCGATCTGAAGGAACGTGGATTGGAACACATGCATGTGCATGACCAGCTTTTTGATAATTACCTGGAAAACCGTCTTCGCTTTATCGGCCATGTGCTCCTGCACCGCATGGAAGTGATGTATGAATACAATACCGTACTGCTTACCGTGCCCAAATCAGATCTTCTGCGGTTCCATATCAAGACGGGCGACACGGAAGGGCTGGTCAATTTCCCACAAACCATCCAGGGCATTAAAATGGTGGCCATTGTGATCGACCGTGACGAGGAAAGAAAATGGAGCTTCCGCAGCAAAGGGGAATTTGACTGTAATACCTTTGCCCGTAAATATTTTGAAGGCGGCGGTCACTACAACGCCTCCGGTGGCAGAAGTTCCAAGAGCATTGAGCAAACTGTTGCTGATTTTAAACAGGCACTCAAAGAAAACAAACACTTACTCGAATAA
- a CDS encoding FKBP-type peptidyl-prolyl cis-trans isomerase encodes MQKKPLLLLIPFLILAFTACNQGSFKKTKSGLVYQLFAKGDPKDSLLKTGWAVKFDYVRKFNDSVLYDSHGKMPGFARVEVSPNTQYSILELLPLMRKGDSAVAIEMVDSLIKRGAQINMNVKKGDRFVTSFRIIEVYTVDSLAQAEYTREMKKDMPRRLKEQMTQVAETRKKNLEEMQKSGEIARGIQTVEEYLKKKNITNAKKTESGVFYTIQDPGTGPALNAGKYARIKYSGRLMANDSTFESNIYPLQVGVGGVIHGWDEGLVVFNQGAKGTLFIPGFLAYGSQPGPGGKTFEPLVFDIEVLEVSDEPIAQPDIVPGGQ; translated from the coding sequence ATGCAAAAAAAGCCCCTGCTCTTATTAATTCCTTTCCTGATATTGGCCTTTACAGCCTGCAACCAGGGATCCTTTAAAAAAACCAAAAGCGGACTGGTTTACCAACTGTTTGCCAAAGGTGACCCTAAGGATTCTTTGCTGAAAACCGGGTGGGCCGTTAAGTTTGATTATGTACGCAAATTCAATGATTCTGTATTGTATGACAGCCATGGCAAAATGCCCGGTTTTGCCCGGGTAGAGGTATCGCCCAACACGCAGTACAGCATTCTCGAGCTCCTTCCTTTAATGCGAAAAGGGGATAGCGCTGTGGCGATCGAGATGGTGGATTCACTCATCAAGAGAGGCGCACAGATCAATATGAATGTAAAAAAAGGCGACCGCTTTGTTACCAGCTTCCGGATCATTGAAGTGTATACAGTTGATTCCCTTGCCCAGGCAGAATACACCCGTGAAATGAAAAAGGATATGCCTCGTCGTCTGAAAGAACAGATGACCCAGGTAGCTGAAACACGCAAGAAGAACCTGGAAGAAATGCAAAAATCAGGTGAAATTGCCCGCGGCATCCAAACAGTGGAAGAATATTTGAAAAAGAAGAATATTACCAATGCCAAGAAAACCGAATCTGGTGTGTTTTACACGATCCAGGATCCCGGTACCGGCCCGGCCCTGAATGCCGGCAAATATGCCCGGATCAAATATTCGGGTCGTCTGATGGCCAATGACAGCACCTTTGAATCAAATATCTACCCGCTTCAGGTAGGTGTCGGAGGCGTTATCCATGGCTGGGATGAAGGTTTGGTGGTATTTAACCAGGGTGCCAAAGGCACATTGTTCATACCTGGATTCCTGGCCTATGGCAGCCAGCCTGGGCCTGGTGGAAAGACATTTGAACCCCTTGTTTTTGATATCGAGGTACTCGAAGTATCGGATGAGCCAATTGCCCAACCCGACATCGTGCCCGGAGGCCAATAA
- a CDS encoding DoxX family protein, whose amino-acid sequence MKYIIQLLRVIVGLLFIFSGLVKAIDPLGLSYKMQEFFDLWGWGSLNSYTLALSVTMIAFEIVAGVALLLGWKAKWIVWLLLLLIVFFTFLTGYAHFSGKFKNCGCFGDCIPITSKTSFIKDLVLLVMILVLLIGKKFIQPLFSNRATHVLLGMSVILSAGLQWYAWAFLPPIDCLPFKKGNSIPEKMKPPTGALTDSFAIRYIYEKNGTRYEFSPTELPADFKTYKYIDRIDKLVRKGNAEPPIKGFALRGITGADSTDIILNYEQAILVFVEELGKMPGNWKEKLRPVVELANTKFIPVCLVTTSIESVKADLKDVGMDDLPIFSCDFTAIRTAARSWPTYYLLNRGRVENKWSQRTVFGLLFTLGNRRPLTPPYPEEPIQPDTLFNSTDTLQTP is encoded by the coding sequence GTGAAATACATCATTCAACTTTTACGGGTCATCGTCGGCCTTCTCTTTATTTTTTCGGGACTGGTAAAGGCCATAGATCCCCTGGGGCTGAGTTATAAGATGCAGGAGTTTTTTGACCTGTGGGGATGGGGGAGCCTTAATTCCTATACCCTGGCACTGTCCGTCACCATGATCGCCTTTGAGATCGTTGCCGGTGTAGCCTTACTATTGGGTTGGAAAGCCAAATGGATCGTCTGGTTACTCTTGCTTTTAATCGTCTTCTTTACTTTCCTAACCGGCTATGCCCACTTCTCGGGCAAATTCAAGAATTGTGGTTGCTTTGGAGATTGTATTCCCATTACCTCAAAGACCTCCTTTATCAAGGACCTGGTATTACTGGTTATGATCCTGGTCTTACTGATTGGGAAAAAATTTATCCAGCCTCTTTTCAGCAACCGGGCCACGCATGTCCTTCTGGGCATGTCGGTGATCCTGAGTGCAGGCCTGCAATGGTATGCCTGGGCCTTTTTACCTCCCATTGATTGCCTTCCATTCAAAAAAGGGAACAGCATCCCGGAAAAAATGAAGCCTCCGACAGGGGCATTGACCGATAGTTTTGCCATTCGGTATATCTATGAGAAAAACGGTACGAGGTATGAATTTTCACCAACAGAATTACCGGCCGATTTCAAAACCTACAAGTATATTGACCGTATTGATAAACTGGTTCGAAAAGGAAATGCCGAACCCCCGATCAAAGGCTTTGCCCTCCGGGGTATAACGGGTGCCGATTCCACCGACATCATCCTGAATTATGAACAGGCTATTTTGGTCTTCGTGGAAGAACTTGGCAAAATGCCCGGGAACTGGAAAGAGAAACTACGACCGGTTGTGGAATTAGCAAATACGAAATTCATCCCGGTATGTTTGGTCACTACCTCTATCGAATCGGTAAAGGCAGATCTAAAGGATGTGGGAATGGATGACCTTCCCATTTTTTCCTGCGATTTCACTGCCATTCGCACCGCTGCCCGTTCCTGGCCTACCTATTACCTGCTTAATCGCGGAAGGGTAGAGAATAAATGGAGCCAGCGTACTGTATTTGGACTCCTGTTTACGCTGGGCAACAGGCGGCCGCTAACACCTCCTTATCCTGAAGAACCAATCCAACCTGATACATTGTTCAATTCAACCGACACCCTACAGACACCATGA
- a CDS encoding DUF1599 domain-containing protein, with product MTDTHQQYGEAIRQSKDIFIKKTRDYGTAWRVLRTISIVDQIFIKAQRIRTIQEKKQQKVADDIPGEFRGIINYAVIGLMQLQLTEKDPEELAPEHVETLYNKYVLQAEQLMADKNHDYGEAWRSMSQESFVDLILMKLQRIRQILTNEGKTLISEGIDANYFDIINYAVFALILYPDKA from the coding sequence ATGACGGACACCCATCAGCAATACGGAGAGGCCATTCGGCAAAGCAAGGATATTTTTATTAAAAAAACCCGTGACTATGGCACGGCCTGGCGGGTTCTGCGTACCATTTCAATTGTTGATCAGATTTTCATCAAAGCGCAACGGATACGCACCATTCAGGAAAAAAAACAACAAAAGGTAGCCGATGATATCCCTGGCGAATTCCGGGGAATTATCAATTACGCAGTGATCGGTTTGATGCAACTGCAACTGACCGAAAAAGACCCCGAAGAACTGGCCCCTGAACATGTCGAAACCTTGTACAACAAATATGTTTTGCAGGCAGAACAGCTGATGGCCGATAAAAATCATGATTATGGCGAGGCCTGGAGAAGTATGAGCCAGGAAAGTTTCGTCGATCTGATCCTTATGAAACTCCAACGCATCCGGCAAATTTTGACGAATGAAGGGAAAACACTGATCAGTGAGGGGATCGATGCCAATTATTTTGATATCATCAACTATGCGGTATTCGCTTTGATCCTTTATCCCGATAAAGCATAG